Proteins from a single region of Xenopus laevis strain J_2021 chromosome 9_10S, Xenopus_laevis_v10.1, whole genome shotgun sequence:
- the MGC81970 gene encoding MGC81970 protein isoform X1 yields the protein MGEDHRNGIGHRKWIVAGCYHGLLGLSQTVALDENKLSSANGHEERSKKKKKSKSRSRSRERKRSKSKERKRSRDRERKRSKSREKKRSRSKERRKSRSRSRERKFKGHYRSPYSGPKFGGGSGRGKIGIPHGVKLRKRSKSRSPPKREKSPVRGPIDNLSPEERDSRTVFCMQLAARIRPRDLEEFFSTVGKVRDVRMISDRNSRRSKGIAYVEFVDQSSVPLAIGLTGQRVLGVPIIVQASQAEKNRAAALANNLQKGTAGPMRLYVGSLHFNITEDMLRGIFEPFGRIESIQLMMDSETGRSKGYGFITFSDSECAKKALEQLNGFELAGRPMKVGHVTERTDASNASSFLDSDELERTGIDLGTTGRLQLMARLAEGTGLQIPPAAQQALQMSGSLAFGAVADLQTRISQQSEALAAAAASAATISLAQSPLPTPATTQPIATQCFQLSNMFNPQTEDELGWDSEIKEDVMEECNKHGGAIHIYVDKNSPQGNVYVKCSTITSAIAAVNALHGRWFAGKMITAAYVPVPTYHSLFPDSMTSTQPLFPSRR from the exons ATGGGCGAAGATCACAGGAATGGCATCGGTCACAGGAAATGGATAGTGGCTGGCTGCTATCATGGCCTCTTGGGCCTTAGTCAAACAGTAGCCTTG GATGAGAACAAGTTGAGCAGTGCCAATGGACATGAAGAACGCAGCAAAAA gaaaaaaaaaagtaaaagtaggaGCCGCAGTCGTGAGAGGAAACGCAGCAAGAGTAAGGAACGTAAACGCAGCAGAGATCGGGAAAGAAAGAGAAGTAAAAGCCGTGAAAAGAAACGCAGCCGGAGTAAGGAACGGCGGAAAAGCCGCTCCAGAAGCAGAGAGCGCAAGTTCAAAGGCCACTACAGAAGTCCTTA TTCTGGACCAAAGTTTGGCGGTGGCTCTGGGCGTGGGAAGATAGGAATACCTCATGGCGTGAAGTTAAG GAAAAGGTCAAAGAGCAGAAGTCCTccgaagagagagaaaagtcctGTAAG GGGTCCAATAGATAATCTGTCTCCTGAAGAGAGAGATTCGCGCACTGTGTTCTGTATGCAACTGGCTGCTAGGATTCGCCCAAGAGATTTGGAAGAATTTTTCTCAACAGTAGGCAAA GTCCGTGATGTGCGAATGATTTCAGACAGAAATTCCAGGCGCTCCAAAGGCATTGCTTATGTAGAATTTGTGGATCAGAGCTCTGTGCCGCTTGCAATTGGCCTTACAGGCCAGAGAGTTTTAGGAGTCCCAATAATAGTCCAGGCTTCACAG GCAGAAAAAAACAGAGCCGCTGCATTAGCCAATAATCTTCAGAAAGGCACTGCTGGGCCAATGCGCTTGTATGTAGGAtcattacacttcaatataacaGAAGACATGCTTCGTGGCATATTTGAGCCTTTTGGCAGG ATTGAAAGTATTCAGCTTATGATGGACAGTGAGACTGGTCGCTCTAAAGGATATGGGTTTATTACT ttttcagattctgaatGTGCCAAAAAAGCATTGGAGCAGTTGAATGGGTTTGAACTGGCTGGCCGGCCAATGAAAGTTGGCCATGTCACTGAGCGAACTGATGCATCCAATGCAAGCTCATTTCTTGACAGCGATGAGCTGGAAAGGACAGGAATTGACCTTGGAACTACTGGCCGTCTTCAGCTAATGGCTAGGCTTGCAGAGG GCACTGGTTTGCAGATCCCTCCAGCAGCACAACAAGCTCTACAGATGAGTGGCTCATTAGCTTTTGGAGCAGTAGCAG ATCTCCAGACAAGAATTTCTCAGCAGAGTGAAG CACTGGCTGCTGCAGCTGCATCTGCAGCTACCATTTCTTTGGCACAATCCCCGCTACCTACCCCCGCAACTACTCaacccattgctacacagtgcTTCCAGCTTTCCAACATGTTTAACCCACAAAC AGAGGATGAGCTAGGCTGGGACTCTGAAATTAAAGAGGACGTCATGGAGGAATGCAATAAACACGGGGGAGCCATTCACATTTATGTAGATAAAAACTCCCCTCAG GGCAATGTCTATGTCAAATGTTCAACCATTACATCTGCTATTGCTGCTGTTAACGCTCTGCACGGGAGGTGGTTTGCTG GTAAGATGATCACCGCTGCTTATGTACCAGTCCCAACGTACCACAGCCTGTTCCCTGATTCCATGACCTCAACTCAGCCTTTGTTTCCTTCTCGCCGATGA
- the MGC81970 gene encoding MGC81970 protein (The RefSeq protein has 1 frameshift compared to this genomic sequence), translating into MDMKNAAKRKKKSKSRSRSRERKRSKSKERKRSRDRERKRSKSREKKRSRSKERRKSRSRSRERKFKGHYRSPYSGPKFGGGSGRGKIGIPHGVKLRKRSKSRSPPKREKSPVRGPIDNLSPEERDSRTVFCMQLAARIRPRDLEEFFSTVGKVRDVRMISDRNSRRSKGIAYVEFVDQSSVPLAIGLTGQRVLGVPIIVQASQAEKNRAAALANNLQKGTAGPMRLYVGSLHFNITEDMLRGIFEPFGRIESIQLMMDSETGRSKGYGFITFSDSECAKKALEQLNGFELAGRPMKVGHVTERTDASNASSFLDSDELERTGIDLGTTGRLQLMARLAEGTGLQIPPAAQQALQMSGSLAFGAVADLQTRISQQSEALAAAAASAATISLAQSPLPTPATTQPIATQCFQLSNMFNPQTEDELGWDSEIKEDVMEECNKHGGAIHIYVDKNSPQGNVYVKCSTITSAIAAVNALHGRWFAGKMITAAYVPVPTYHSLFPDSMTSTQPLFPSRR; encoded by the exons ATGGACATGAAGAACGCAGCAAAAA gaaaaaaaa gtaaaagtaggaGCCGCAGTCGTGAGAGGAAACGCAGCAAGAGTAAGGAACGTAAACGCAGCAGAGATCGGGAAAGAAAGAGAAGTAAAAGCCGTGAAAAGAAACGCAGCCGGAGTAAGGAACGGCGGAAAAGCCGCTCCAGAAGCAGAGAGCGCAAGTTCAAAGGCCACTACAGAAGTCCTTA TTCTGGACCAAAGTTTGGCGGTGGCTCTGGGCGTGGGAAGATAGGAATACCTCATGGCGTGAAGTTAAG GAAAAGGTCAAAGAGCAGAAGTCCTccgaagagagagaaaagtcctGTAAG GGGTCCAATAGATAATCTGTCTCCTGAAGAGAGAGATTCGCGCACTGTGTTCTGTATGCAACTGGCTGCTAGGATTCGCCCAAGAGATTTGGAAGAATTTTTCTCAACAGTAGGCAAA GTCCGTGATGTGCGAATGATTTCAGACAGAAATTCCAGGCGCTCCAAAGGCATTGCTTATGTAGAATTTGTGGATCAGAGCTCTGTGCCGCTTGCAATTGGCCTTACAGGCCAGAGAGTTTTAGGAGTCCCAATAATAGTCCAGGCTTCACAG GCAGAAAAAAACAGAGCCGCTGCATTAGCCAATAATCTTCAGAAAGGCACTGCTGGGCCAATGCGCTTGTATGTAGGAtcattacacttcaatataacaGAAGACATGCTTCGTGGCATATTTGAGCCTTTTGGCAGG ATTGAAAGTATTCAGCTTATGATGGACAGTGAGACTGGTCGCTCTAAAGGATATGGGTTTATTACT ttttcagattctgaatGTGCCAAAAAAGCATTGGAGCAGTTGAATGGGTTTGAACTGGCTGGCCGGCCAATGAAAGTTGGCCATGTCACTGAGCGAACTGATGCATCCAATGCAAGCTCATTTCTTGACAGCGATGAGCTGGAAAGGACAGGAATTGACCTTGGAACTACTGGCCGTCTTCAGCTAATGGCTAGGCTTGCAGAGG GCACTGGTTTGCAGATCCCTCCAGCAGCACAACAAGCTCTACAGATGAGTGGCTCATTAGCTTTTGGAGCAGTAGCAG ATCTCCAGACAAGAATTTCTCAGCAGAGTGAAG CACTGGCTGCTGCAGCTGCATCTGCAGCTACCATTTCTTTGGCACAATCCCCGCTACCTACCCCCGCAACTACTCaacccattgctacacagtgcTTCCAGCTTTCCAACATGTTTAACCCACAAAC AGAGGATGAGCTAGGCTGGGACTCTGAAATTAAAGAGGACGTCATGGAGGAATGCAATAAACACGGGGGAGCCATTCACATTTATGTAGATAAAAACTCCCCTCAG GGCAATGTCTATGTCAAATGTTCAACCATTACATCTGCTATTGCTGCTGTTAACGCTCTGCACGGGAGGTGGTTTGCTG GTAAGATGATCACCGCTGCTTATGTACCAGTCCCAACGTACCACAGCCTGTTCCCTGATTCCATGACCTCAACTCAGCCTTTGTTTCCTTCTCGCCGATGA
- the MGC81970 gene encoding MGC81970 protein isoform X3, with translation MTCRAPVWHSNKDENKLSSANGHEERSKKKKKSKSRSRSRERKRSKSKERKRSRDRERKRSKSREKKRSRSKERRKSRSRSRERKFKGHYRSPYSGPKFGGGSGRGKIGIPHGVKLRKRSKSRSPPKREKSPVRGPIDNLSPEERDSRTVFCMQLAARIRPRDLEEFFSTVGKVRDVRMISDRNSRRSKGIAYVEFVDQSSVPLAIGLTGQRVLGVPIIVQASQAEKNRAAALANNLQKGTAGPMRLYVGSLHFNITEDMLRGIFEPFGRIESIQLMMDSETGRSKGYGFITFSDSECAKKALEQLNGFELAGRPMKVGHVTERTDASNASSFLDSDELERTGIDLGTTGRLQLMARLAEGTGLQIPPAAQQALQMSGSLAFGAVADLQTRISQQSEALAAAAASAATISLAQSPLPTPATTQPIATQCFQLSNMFNPQTEDELGWDSEIKEDVMEECNKHGGAIHIYVDKNSPQGNVYVKCSTITSAIAAVNALHGRWFAGKMITAAYVPVPTYHSLFPDSMTSTQPLFPSRR, from the exons ATGACCTGCCGAGCTCCGGTTTGGCATAGCAACAAG GATGAGAACAAGTTGAGCAGTGCCAATGGACATGAAGAACGCAGCAAAAA gaaaaaaaaaagtaaaagtaggaGCCGCAGTCGTGAGAGGAAACGCAGCAAGAGTAAGGAACGTAAACGCAGCAGAGATCGGGAAAGAAAGAGAAGTAAAAGCCGTGAAAAGAAACGCAGCCGGAGTAAGGAACGGCGGAAAAGCCGCTCCAGAAGCAGAGAGCGCAAGTTCAAAGGCCACTACAGAAGTCCTTA TTCTGGACCAAAGTTTGGCGGTGGCTCTGGGCGTGGGAAGATAGGAATACCTCATGGCGTGAAGTTAAG GAAAAGGTCAAAGAGCAGAAGTCCTccgaagagagagaaaagtcctGTAAG GGGTCCAATAGATAATCTGTCTCCTGAAGAGAGAGATTCGCGCACTGTGTTCTGTATGCAACTGGCTGCTAGGATTCGCCCAAGAGATTTGGAAGAATTTTTCTCAACAGTAGGCAAA GTCCGTGATGTGCGAATGATTTCAGACAGAAATTCCAGGCGCTCCAAAGGCATTGCTTATGTAGAATTTGTGGATCAGAGCTCTGTGCCGCTTGCAATTGGCCTTACAGGCCAGAGAGTTTTAGGAGTCCCAATAATAGTCCAGGCTTCACAG GCAGAAAAAAACAGAGCCGCTGCATTAGCCAATAATCTTCAGAAAGGCACTGCTGGGCCAATGCGCTTGTATGTAGGAtcattacacttcaatataacaGAAGACATGCTTCGTGGCATATTTGAGCCTTTTGGCAGG ATTGAAAGTATTCAGCTTATGATGGACAGTGAGACTGGTCGCTCTAAAGGATATGGGTTTATTACT ttttcagattctgaatGTGCCAAAAAAGCATTGGAGCAGTTGAATGGGTTTGAACTGGCTGGCCGGCCAATGAAAGTTGGCCATGTCACTGAGCGAACTGATGCATCCAATGCAAGCTCATTTCTTGACAGCGATGAGCTGGAAAGGACAGGAATTGACCTTGGAACTACTGGCCGTCTTCAGCTAATGGCTAGGCTTGCAGAGG GCACTGGTTTGCAGATCCCTCCAGCAGCACAACAAGCTCTACAGATGAGTGGCTCATTAGCTTTTGGAGCAGTAGCAG ATCTCCAGACAAGAATTTCTCAGCAGAGTGAAG CACTGGCTGCTGCAGCTGCATCTGCAGCTACCATTTCTTTGGCACAATCCCCGCTACCTACCCCCGCAACTACTCaacccattgctacacagtgcTTCCAGCTTTCCAACATGTTTAACCCACAAAC AGAGGATGAGCTAGGCTGGGACTCTGAAATTAAAGAGGACGTCATGGAGGAATGCAATAAACACGGGGGAGCCATTCACATTTATGTAGATAAAAACTCCCCTCAG GGCAATGTCTATGTCAAATGTTCAACCATTACATCTGCTATTGCTGCTGTTAACGCTCTGCACGGGAGGTGGTTTGCTG GTAAGATGATCACCGCTGCTTATGTACCAGTCCCAACGTACCACAGCCTGTTCCCTGATTCCATGACCTCAACTCAGCCTTTGTTTCCTTCTCGCCGATGA
- the MGC81970 gene encoding MGC81970 protein isoform X2 produces MADDIDIEAMLEAPYQKDENKLSSANGHEERSKKKKKSKSRSRSRERKRSKSKERKRSRDRERKRSKSREKKRSRSKERRKSRSRSRERKFKGHYRSPYSGPKFGGGSGRGKIGIPHGVKLRKRSKSRSPPKREKSPVRGPIDNLSPEERDSRTVFCMQLAARIRPRDLEEFFSTVGKVRDVRMISDRNSRRSKGIAYVEFVDQSSVPLAIGLTGQRVLGVPIIVQASQAEKNRAAALANNLQKGTAGPMRLYVGSLHFNITEDMLRGIFEPFGRIESIQLMMDSETGRSKGYGFITFSDSECAKKALEQLNGFELAGRPMKVGHVTERTDASNASSFLDSDELERTGIDLGTTGRLQLMARLAEGTGLQIPPAAQQALQMSGSLAFGAVADLQTRISQQSEALAAAAASAATISLAQSPLPTPATTQPIATQCFQLSNMFNPQTEDELGWDSEIKEDVMEECNKHGGAIHIYVDKNSPQGNVYVKCSTITSAIAAVNALHGRWFAGKMITAAYVPVPTYHSLFPDSMTSTQPLFPSRR; encoded by the exons ATGGCTGATGACATTGACATAGAGGCGATGCTGGAAGCTCcttatcaaaag GATGAGAACAAGTTGAGCAGTGCCAATGGACATGAAGAACGCAGCAAAAA gaaaaaaaaaagtaaaagtaggaGCCGCAGTCGTGAGAGGAAACGCAGCAAGAGTAAGGAACGTAAACGCAGCAGAGATCGGGAAAGAAAGAGAAGTAAAAGCCGTGAAAAGAAACGCAGCCGGAGTAAGGAACGGCGGAAAAGCCGCTCCAGAAGCAGAGAGCGCAAGTTCAAAGGCCACTACAGAAGTCCTTA TTCTGGACCAAAGTTTGGCGGTGGCTCTGGGCGTGGGAAGATAGGAATACCTCATGGCGTGAAGTTAAG GAAAAGGTCAAAGAGCAGAAGTCCTccgaagagagagaaaagtcctGTAAG GGGTCCAATAGATAATCTGTCTCCTGAAGAGAGAGATTCGCGCACTGTGTTCTGTATGCAACTGGCTGCTAGGATTCGCCCAAGAGATTTGGAAGAATTTTTCTCAACAGTAGGCAAA GTCCGTGATGTGCGAATGATTTCAGACAGAAATTCCAGGCGCTCCAAAGGCATTGCTTATGTAGAATTTGTGGATCAGAGCTCTGTGCCGCTTGCAATTGGCCTTACAGGCCAGAGAGTTTTAGGAGTCCCAATAATAGTCCAGGCTTCACAG GCAGAAAAAAACAGAGCCGCTGCATTAGCCAATAATCTTCAGAAAGGCACTGCTGGGCCAATGCGCTTGTATGTAGGAtcattacacttcaatataacaGAAGACATGCTTCGTGGCATATTTGAGCCTTTTGGCAGG ATTGAAAGTATTCAGCTTATGATGGACAGTGAGACTGGTCGCTCTAAAGGATATGGGTTTATTACT ttttcagattctgaatGTGCCAAAAAAGCATTGGAGCAGTTGAATGGGTTTGAACTGGCTGGCCGGCCAATGAAAGTTGGCCATGTCACTGAGCGAACTGATGCATCCAATGCAAGCTCATTTCTTGACAGCGATGAGCTGGAAAGGACAGGAATTGACCTTGGAACTACTGGCCGTCTTCAGCTAATGGCTAGGCTTGCAGAGG GCACTGGTTTGCAGATCCCTCCAGCAGCACAACAAGCTCTACAGATGAGTGGCTCATTAGCTTTTGGAGCAGTAGCAG ATCTCCAGACAAGAATTTCTCAGCAGAGTGAAG CACTGGCTGCTGCAGCTGCATCTGCAGCTACCATTTCTTTGGCACAATCCCCGCTACCTACCCCCGCAACTACTCaacccattgctacacagtgcTTCCAGCTTTCCAACATGTTTAACCCACAAAC AGAGGATGAGCTAGGCTGGGACTCTGAAATTAAAGAGGACGTCATGGAGGAATGCAATAAACACGGGGGAGCCATTCACATTTATGTAGATAAAAACTCCCCTCAG GGCAATGTCTATGTCAAATGTTCAACCATTACATCTGCTATTGCTGCTGTTAACGCTCTGCACGGGAGGTGGTTTGCTG GTAAGATGATCACCGCTGCTTATGTACCAGTCCCAACGTACCACAGCCTGTTCCCTGATTCCATGACCTCAACTCAGCCTTTGTTTCCTTCTCGCCGATGA
- the MGC81970 gene encoding MGC81970 protein isoform X4 — translation MGPIDNLSPEERDSRTVFCMQLAARIRPRDLEEFFSTVGKVRDVRMISDRNSRRSKGIAYVEFVDQSSVPLAIGLTGQRVLGVPIIVQASQAEKNRAAALANNLQKGTAGPMRLYVGSLHFNITEDMLRGIFEPFGRIESIQLMMDSETGRSKGYGFITFSDSECAKKALEQLNGFELAGRPMKVGHVTERTDASNASSFLDSDELERTGIDLGTTGRLQLMARLAEGTGLQIPPAAQQALQMSGSLAFGAVADLQTRISQQSEALAAAAASAATISLAQSPLPTPATTQPIATQCFQLSNMFNPQTEDELGWDSEIKEDVMEECNKHGGAIHIYVDKNSPQGNVYVKCSTITSAIAAVNALHGRWFAGKMITAAYVPVPTYHSLFPDSMTSTQPLFPSRR, via the exons AT GGGTCCAATAGATAATCTGTCTCCTGAAGAGAGAGATTCGCGCACTGTGTTCTGTATGCAACTGGCTGCTAGGATTCGCCCAAGAGATTTGGAAGAATTTTTCTCAACAGTAGGCAAA GTCCGTGATGTGCGAATGATTTCAGACAGAAATTCCAGGCGCTCCAAAGGCATTGCTTATGTAGAATTTGTGGATCAGAGCTCTGTGCCGCTTGCAATTGGCCTTACAGGCCAGAGAGTTTTAGGAGTCCCAATAATAGTCCAGGCTTCACAG GCAGAAAAAAACAGAGCCGCTGCATTAGCCAATAATCTTCAGAAAGGCACTGCTGGGCCAATGCGCTTGTATGTAGGAtcattacacttcaatataacaGAAGACATGCTTCGTGGCATATTTGAGCCTTTTGGCAGG ATTGAAAGTATTCAGCTTATGATGGACAGTGAGACTGGTCGCTCTAAAGGATATGGGTTTATTACT ttttcagattctgaatGTGCCAAAAAAGCATTGGAGCAGTTGAATGGGTTTGAACTGGCTGGCCGGCCAATGAAAGTTGGCCATGTCACTGAGCGAACTGATGCATCCAATGCAAGCTCATTTCTTGACAGCGATGAGCTGGAAAGGACAGGAATTGACCTTGGAACTACTGGCCGTCTTCAGCTAATGGCTAGGCTTGCAGAGG GCACTGGTTTGCAGATCCCTCCAGCAGCACAACAAGCTCTACAGATGAGTGGCTCATTAGCTTTTGGAGCAGTAGCAG ATCTCCAGACAAGAATTTCTCAGCAGAGTGAAG CACTGGCTGCTGCAGCTGCATCTGCAGCTACCATTTCTTTGGCACAATCCCCGCTACCTACCCCCGCAACTACTCaacccattgctacacagtgcTTCCAGCTTTCCAACATGTTTAACCCACAAAC AGAGGATGAGCTAGGCTGGGACTCTGAAATTAAAGAGGACGTCATGGAGGAATGCAATAAACACGGGGGAGCCATTCACATTTATGTAGATAAAAACTCCCCTCAG GGCAATGTCTATGTCAAATGTTCAACCATTACATCTGCTATTGCTGCTGTTAACGCTCTGCACGGGAGGTGGTTTGCTG GTAAGATGATCACCGCTGCTTATGTACCAGTCCCAACGTACCACAGCCTGTTCCCTGATTCCATGACCTCAACTCAGCCTTTGTTTCCTTCTCGCCGATGA